Proteins from a single region of Limibacter armeniacum:
- a CDS encoding glycoside hydrolase family 43 protein — translation MNNSNNLFNFIFSFLLLALISSCSSHYAEHIKEGKAYYRYFKYDGHDTFYDQHPIDKSKQFYNPILPGFYPDPSICQRGEDYFLVTSTFSFFPGIPIYHSRDLVNWKLVGHVLERPSQYMNRDQPISYGIFAPALSYNPKNETFYLTTTFVGGGGNFIVTAKDPAGDWSDPVWIPEVEGIDPSLFFDDDGKAYLVNNGEPEGKAEYSGHRAIWIQEFDVENQKMIGPRKVLINGGHDFSTKPIWIEGPHIYKIKDYYFLMAAEGGTSINHTEVIFRSKNVFGPYERNPNNPILTQKNLPEERDYPITNAGHADLFQDKAGNWYSIFLACRPYRKGNIFNIGRETFIHPVTWEKDWPTILESGKTIPMVLDLPEGVTKSEDKAWMPAGNFSYTDDFKSDSLAMEWMFLRTPTETEWYTLNRVEGGIWLDPQPTNLREMKHTAFLGRRQQHHDFTLETAIRFVPMSEQDFAGISLFQRESHYLNLGLTKDGTKTILALCKSQQGEDGLMEEKLASVALPIYDEEVKLKVQCENGIFSFLYQLENEDWKTLKTGIDAAYLSTAEAGGFIGTVMALYTTHNN, via the coding sequence ATGAACAACTCAAACAACCTTTTCAATTTCATATTCAGCTTTTTGCTTTTGGCATTGATTTCTTCCTGTTCTTCGCATTATGCAGAGCATATCAAGGAAGGAAAAGCTTATTACAGGTATTTTAAGTATGATGGTCACGATACTTTTTACGATCAGCATCCTATTGATAAAAGCAAGCAGTTTTACAATCCCATCTTACCGGGGTTCTATCCTGATCCTAGTATTTGCCAAAGAGGTGAGGATTATTTTTTGGTGACATCGACCTTTTCTTTCTTTCCGGGAATTCCGATTTACCACAGTAGAGACTTGGTAAACTGGAAATTGGTTGGACATGTACTGGAACGTCCTTCACAGTATATGAATAGAGATCAGCCCATTTCATATGGCATTTTTGCACCTGCATTGTCCTATAATCCAAAAAATGAGACATTCTATCTGACGACCACATTTGTAGGTGGAGGGGGTAATTTTATCGTAACAGCCAAAGACCCAGCTGGCGATTGGAGTGACCCGGTTTGGATACCTGAAGTGGAAGGAATAGACCCTTCACTATTCTTCGATGATGATGGTAAAGCCTACCTTGTCAACAATGGAGAACCTGAGGGAAAAGCGGAGTACAGTGGCCATAGAGCCATTTGGATTCAGGAATTTGATGTAGAAAATCAGAAAATGATCGGGCCTAGAAAAGTGCTGATCAATGGTGGCCATGACTTTTCTACCAAACCAATCTGGATTGAAGGCCCACACATTTATAAAATCAAGGATTACTATTTTCTGATGGCGGCTGAAGGTGGGACGTCTATTAACCATACTGAAGTGATATTCAGAAGTAAGAATGTCTTCGGACCTTATGAGCGAAACCCGAATAACCCAATCCTGACACAAAAGAACCTGCCTGAAGAGCGAGATTATCCGATTACGAATGCTGGCCATGCAGACCTGTTTCAGGATAAGGCTGGCAACTGGTATTCCATTTTTCTGGCATGCCGACCATACAGGAAAGGCAATATCTTTAATATCGGCAGGGAAACTTTTATCCATCCCGTAACTTGGGAGAAGGACTGGCCAACCATTCTGGAGTCAGGAAAAACCATTCCGATGGTTTTGGATTTACCCGAAGGCGTTACAAAGTCTGAGGACAAAGCATGGATGCCTGCTGGTAATTTCTCTTATACGGATGATTTCAAATCAGATAGCCTTGCTATGGAGTGGATGTTTTTAAGGACACCAACAGAAACAGAGTGGTACACATTGAACAGGGTAGAAGGTGGTATCTGGCTTGATCCGCAGCCTACTAATCTGCGGGAAATGAAACACACGGCTTTTTTGGGCAGGAGACAGCAACATCACGATTTCACGCTGGAAACTGCCATCCGATTTGTCCCGATGAGTGAGCAAGATTTTGCAGGCATCTCGCTGTTTCAGCGTGAGTCACACTACCTGAATTTAGGGTTAACCAAGGATGGAACGAAAACCATATTGGCACTTTGCAAATCGCAACAAGGAGAGGATGGGCTTATGGAAGAGAAGCTGGCTTCTGTAGCATTGCCAATTTATGATGAGGAAGTGAAACTGAAAGTACAATGTGAGAATGGCATTTTTTCATTCCTTTATCAGCTGGAGAATGAAGACTGGAAAACCCTTAAAACCGGTATAGATGCCGCTTACCTCAGCACGGCTGAAGCAGGTGGTTTTATTGGAACTGTCATGGCACTTTACACAACACATAATAACTGA
- the uxuA gene encoding mannonate dehydratase, with the protein MKLVKTLRWFGQKDPITLQEIRQTGATGIVTALHHIPNGEVWHVEEILKTKYVIEEQGLSWEVVESLPVHEEIKKGGADRDRLIENYQQSIRNLGKCGIQTICYNFMPVLDWARTNLHYRLSDGAEAMYFDRTLFAAFDLYILKRPDAELDYSMEEQETATKVFLNFTPEQADELTYNIIVKTQSFIDGAVGEGEKDPKGIFLRLLSEYENIDREQLRKNFAYFLKAVIPVAEESGVRLAVHPDDPPFPLLGLPRIVSIGEDFRWLAETCPSLNNGITFCTGSLGARKDNDIVSLFREFGERVHFLHLRNTMVLENGDFYEAAHLEGGTDMAQVMEAIVQEQMNRSEAGRTDINIPMRPDHGHKLLGDFNREANPGYPLIGRMRGLAELSGLEMGIRHRLAVDSIT; encoded by the coding sequence ATGAAGCTAGTCAAGACACTAAGGTGGTTCGGGCAGAAAGACCCGATCACCTTACAGGAAATCAGGCAGACAGGGGCAACTGGTATCGTGACAGCATTGCACCATATACCTAATGGGGAAGTCTGGCATGTAGAGGAAATTCTGAAAACAAAATATGTGATAGAGGAGCAGGGTTTGTCATGGGAAGTGGTGGAAAGCTTACCCGTTCATGAAGAGATCAAAAAAGGGGGAGCTGACCGTGACAGATTGATTGAAAACTATCAGCAGAGTATTCGGAATCTGGGTAAATGTGGCATTCAGACGATTTGTTACAATTTTATGCCTGTATTGGATTGGGCTAGAACCAATTTGCATTACAGACTATCTGATGGAGCCGAGGCAATGTATTTTGATAGAACCCTGTTTGCAGCATTTGACCTTTATATTCTGAAAAGACCTGACGCTGAACTGGATTATTCGATGGAAGAGCAGGAAACTGCAACAAAAGTATTCCTGAACTTTACACCTGAACAGGCTGATGAATTGACTTACAATATCATTGTCAAGACACAGTCATTTATTGATGGGGCAGTAGGAGAAGGGGAGAAAGATCCGAAAGGTATCTTCCTGAGATTGTTGAGCGAATATGAAAATATAGACAGGGAACAGTTGAGGAAAAACTTTGCTTATTTCCTCAAAGCCGTGATTCCAGTTGCAGAAGAAAGTGGGGTAAGGCTGGCGGTACATCCTGACGATCCACCGTTTCCATTATTGGGTTTGCCACGGATTGTCAGTATAGGAGAAGACTTCAGATGGCTAGCCGAAACGTGTCCTTCACTGAACAATGGTATTACATTTTGTACGGGTTCATTGGGTGCAAGGAAAGATAATGACATCGTATCCCTGTTCAGGGAATTTGGCGAGCGGGTACATTTTCTTCACCTGAGAAATACCATGGTGCTTGAAAATGGGGATTTTTATGAGGCAGCACATCTGGAAGGAGGTACGGACATGGCACAGGTAATGGAAGCAATTGTACAGGAACAAATGAACCGATCTGAGGCAGGGCGCACAGACATCAATATCCCGATGAGACCTGACCATGGGCATAAGCTGTTGGGTGATTTCAACAGGGAGGCTAATCCCGGATATCCCCTGATCGGTAGAATGAGAGGTCTGGCAGAGCTATCAGGATTGGAAATGGGGATCAGGCACAGGCTTGCTGTTGACAGTATAACTTGA
- a CDS encoding sialate O-acetylesterase produces the protein MIKKSIRILITLLLISLSAVGQVRLPKLISDGMVLQRDTKVKVWGWASPKEKVTVQFKGKVYRTKADQQGNWTITLPKMEHGGPYTMKVNDLVIKDILIGDVWVCSGQSNMELPMRRVAWIYEKEIAECENDMIREFQVPKEYDFHVPKTDLSAGSWKKSNQENIAEFSAVAYFFAKEINGKYGVPVGIINASLGGSPVESWLSEEALKPFPVAYQEMQKFKSDELIKEIQQSDKEMYANWFAALYAKDQAYQHPDSIWSQPFVSTADWKEMEVPHYWSTTDLKEVNGAVWFKKDFHLNNAKGEAKLILGSIVDADSVFINGTFVGTTSYQYPPRRYTIPEGVLKSGNNNITVHVINRQFEGGFVPDKEYSIQLDNETVSLEGIWKYKVGVVVPALGNPTFIQWQPGGLYNGMIAPLHNYTISGVLWYQGESNTGKPNVYQERFAAMIGDWRKHWQQDDFPFLYVQLANFLPEKEMPSESNWARLRDEQRKTMAVDNTGMAVIIDIGEWNDIHPLNKKEVGHRLSLWAQQLAYKDKAVTASGPLYKEMEIQDETVILSFLSIGDGLVAKDGQPLRGFTIAGSDRQFVKAEARIEDGKVIVWHKDLPHPVAVRYAWADNPGAVNFYNKAGLPASPFRTDNWDGKEN, from the coding sequence ATGATAAAGAAAAGTATCAGAATATTGATCACACTGCTGCTGATAAGTCTGTCGGCAGTTGGACAGGTGAGGTTACCCAAACTTATTTCAGATGGAATGGTCTTGCAGCGGGATACCAAGGTAAAGGTATGGGGTTGGGCAAGTCCAAAGGAAAAGGTTACCGTTCAGTTTAAGGGAAAGGTTTACCGGACCAAAGCCGATCAGCAAGGAAATTGGACTATCACATTACCAAAAATGGAACATGGAGGACCTTACACGATGAAGGTCAATGACCTTGTGATCAAGGATATCCTGATTGGCGATGTATGGGTTTGTTCAGGACAATCGAATATGGAGCTTCCAATGAGAAGGGTGGCCTGGATTTATGAAAAGGAAATCGCTGAGTGTGAAAATGATATGATTCGTGAGTTTCAGGTGCCGAAGGAGTATGATTTTCATGTTCCGAAAACCGACTTGAGCGCGGGTAGCTGGAAGAAATCCAATCAGGAAAATATCGCTGAGTTTTCTGCTGTTGCCTACTTCTTTGCCAAGGAAATCAATGGGAAATATGGTGTGCCTGTAGGCATCATCAATGCCAGTCTTGGAGGATCACCTGTAGAGTCATGGCTAAGTGAAGAAGCATTGAAACCATTCCCTGTTGCCTATCAGGAAATGCAAAAATTCAAGAGTGATGAGCTGATTAAAGAGATTCAACAGTCAGACAAGGAAATGTATGCCAACTGGTTTGCTGCGCTGTATGCCAAGGATCAGGCCTATCAGCATCCTGACAGCATCTGGTCTCAGCCATTTGTTTCCACTGCAGACTGGAAGGAAATGGAAGTGCCACATTACTGGTCAACCACGGACTTGAAAGAAGTAAATGGTGCTGTCTGGTTCAAAAAGGATTTTCACCTCAACAACGCAAAGGGGGAAGCCAAACTGATTTTGGGCAGCATCGTGGATGCAGACTCTGTTTTTATTAATGGCACTTTTGTCGGTACGACTAGTTACCAGTATCCACCACGCCGTTATACGATTCCTGAGGGCGTATTGAAATCAGGCAATAACAATATCACTGTACATGTGATCAACCGACAGTTTGAAGGTGGGTTTGTACCGGATAAGGAATACAGTATTCAACTGGACAATGAAACAGTCAGTCTTGAGGGAATTTGGAAGTACAAGGTGGGGGTTGTAGTTCCAGCATTGGGGAATCCGACCTTTATCCAATGGCAGCCGGGAGGTTTGTACAACGGGATGATTGCACCATTGCACAATTATACCATCAGTGGTGTACTTTGGTATCAGGGTGAGTCAAATACCGGAAAGCCGAATGTTTATCAAGAGCGTTTCGCAGCCATGATTGGAGATTGGAGGAAGCATTGGCAGCAAGACGATTTCCCATTCCTGTATGTACAGCTGGCTAATTTTTTACCTGAAAAGGAAATGCCATCGGAAAGCAACTGGGCAAGGCTCCGCGATGAGCAACGGAAGACCATGGCTGTTGACAATACGGGTATGGCAGTCATTATTGATATTGGGGAATGGAACGATATTCATCCATTGAATAAGAAAGAGGTGGGGCATCGCTTGAGTCTATGGGCACAGCAATTGGCTTATAAGGATAAGGCAGTGACAGCATCTGGTCCACTTTACAAGGAGATGGAGATTCAGGATGAAACGGTAATCCTTTCTTTCTTATCCATCGGTGATGGGTTAGTGGCAAAGGATGGACAGCCGCTAAGAGGGTTCACGATTGCTGGATCAGACAGGCAATTTGTCAAGGCTGAAGCCCGAATCGAAGATGGAAAGGTTATCGTCTGGCACAAGGATTTACCCCATCCTGTTGCTGTGCGGTATGCATGGGCAGACAACCCTGGAGCAGTGAACTTCTATAACAAGGCAGGACTGCCAGCTTCACCTTTTAGAACGGATAATTGGGACGGAAAAGAGAACTGA
- a CDS encoding glycoside hydrolase family 3 N-terminal domain-containing protein yields MKKIVLSIWLLSIGWTAFAIGDPKSDPKDRPWLDTSLSVKERASLLVAEMTLEEKVSQMVNSATGIERLGVPEYDWWNECLHGVARNGKATVFPQAIGLAATFDENLIHQVADAIGKEARAKYNMAQVIGNRSKYSGLTFWTPNVNIFRDPRWGRGQETYGEDPFLTGRIGVNFVKGLQGNNPNYLQAAACAKHFAVHSGPEALRHEFNAVVSKQDLYETYLPAFKALVTEAHVESVMGAYNRVLDDPACGSEFLLKEILRDSWQFDGHIVSDCGALEDFYKYHKVTDSPAKAAAMALKAGLNLNCGNVYLHLVDAVKQGLVTEEMIDERLSKLYATRFKLGMFDEQHQNPYNSIDVSVVESEAHQELAYQSALKSMVLLKNKNNVLPLSPNIRNLYVVGPNASNSEVLMGNYYGLSSNTVTILDGIVANTSAGTTINYRQGILLDRPNVNPIDWTTGGVKASDACIAVLGISPLMEGEEGAAIASAAKGDRPDLSLPENQIEFLKKLRQNDETKPLIVILTGGSPIIAPEVFELADAVLFAWYPGQAGGKAVGDLIFGKASPSGKLPITFPKSMDQLPAYEDYNMKGRTYRYMEETPQFPFGYGLTYSKFEIGKLNFSKDKIKKEETLKVTAMVTNTGGKDAENVLQLYLSGYNVQFEAPHYSLKGFQRVTLKAGESKEVTFIVTPEAREIFDTEGVATQPKGKMTVTVSDAAPLLEAGRMNEISVQQKSITIR; encoded by the coding sequence ATGAAAAAAATCGTACTCAGCATCTGGTTGCTTAGCATAGGATGGACGGCTTTTGCCATTGGAGACCCGAAAAGCGACCCTAAAGACAGGCCTTGGCTGGATACTTCTCTTTCTGTAAAGGAAAGGGCAAGTTTGCTGGTGGCAGAAATGACCTTGGAAGAGAAGGTCTCCCAGATGGTCAACAGTGCAACAGGAATAGAAAGGTTAGGAGTGCCTGAATATGACTGGTGGAATGAGTGCCTCCATGGCGTAGCCCGTAATGGAAAAGCAACGGTTTTTCCTCAGGCAATTGGGTTGGCGGCAACCTTTGACGAAAACTTGATTCATCAGGTTGCGGATGCAATTGGGAAGGAAGCCCGTGCCAAGTATAACATGGCACAAGTCATCGGGAACAGGTCCAAGTATTCCGGACTGACTTTCTGGACACCCAATGTCAATATTTTCCGTGACCCGAGATGGGGCAGAGGACAGGAAACCTATGGGGAGGATCCGTTTCTGACTGGAAGAATCGGGGTCAATTTTGTAAAAGGCTTACAGGGAAACAACCCCAATTACTTGCAGGCTGCAGCTTGTGCCAAACATTTTGCAGTACATTCAGGACCGGAAGCCTTGCGCCATGAGTTCAATGCGGTGGTTAGCAAACAGGATTTGTATGAAACATACCTGCCAGCTTTTAAGGCTTTGGTAACGGAAGCCCATGTGGAGTCTGTGATGGGCGCTTACAATCGGGTGTTAGATGATCCGGCTTGTGGCAGTGAATTCCTGTTGAAGGAAATCCTGCGTGACAGCTGGCAATTTGATGGACATATCGTGTCGGACTGTGGTGCCTTGGAAGATTTTTACAAGTACCATAAGGTGACTGATTCACCTGCCAAGGCAGCAGCAATGGCGCTTAAAGCGGGATTGAACCTTAACTGCGGCAATGTTTACCTGCATCTGGTAGATGCCGTAAAGCAGGGACTGGTCACGGAAGAAATGATCGATGAGCGGCTAAGCAAGCTTTATGCAACCCGCTTCAAGTTAGGCATGTTCGATGAGCAGCACCAGAATCCATATAACAGTATTGATGTATCTGTAGTGGAAAGCGAAGCCCATCAGGAACTGGCCTATCAGTCAGCTTTGAAATCAATGGTGCTTTTGAAGAACAAGAACAATGTCCTTCCATTGAGTCCAAATATCAGAAACCTGTATGTGGTGGGACCGAATGCCTCCAACTCAGAAGTACTGATGGGAAATTATTATGGGCTTTCTTCCAATACGGTGACTATTCTGGATGGTATCGTAGCCAATACCAGTGCAGGTACCACCATCAATTATCGACAAGGTATTTTGCTTGATCGCCCAAATGTCAACCCGATTGACTGGACTACAGGAGGAGTGAAAGCAAGTGATGCTTGTATTGCGGTATTGGGAATCTCTCCACTAATGGAAGGAGAGGAAGGTGCTGCCATTGCTTCAGCTGCGAAGGGAGACAGGCCTGACTTGTCATTGCCAGAGAATCAGATTGAATTCCTGAAAAAACTGAGACAGAACGATGAGACCAAACCCCTAATTGTAATCCTGACAGGAGGAAGCCCAATCATAGCGCCAGAAGTGTTTGAGTTGGCTGACGCTGTATTGTTTGCTTGGTATCCCGGACAGGCAGGAGGCAAAGCGGTGGGAGACCTGATCTTCGGAAAGGCAAGCCCTTCAGGAAAGTTGCCAATTACTTTTCCGAAATCAATGGATCAGCTGCCTGCTTATGAGGATTACAATATGAAAGGACGTACTTATCGCTATATGGAAGAGACGCCACAGTTTCCGTTCGGTTATGGATTGACCTACTCAAAATTTGAGATAGGTAAGCTTAATTTTAGCAAGGACAAAATCAAGAAAGAGGAAACACTGAAGGTTACGGCAATGGTCACCAACACTGGAGGAAAGGATGCTGAAAATGTGCTACAGTTGTATTTGTCTGGCTACAATGTCCAGTTTGAGGCACCCCATTATTCACTGAAAGGCTTCCAACGGGTAACCTTGAAGGCAGGAGAAAGCAAGGAAGTGACTTTCATTGTAACACCTGAAGCAAGGGAAATATTTGATACGGAAGGGGTGGCAACCCAGCCGAAAGGAAAGATGACGGTTACAGTATCCGATGCCGCACCATTGTTGGAGGCTGGCAGAATGAATGAGATTTCAGTTCAGCAAAAATCAATTACAATCAGATGA
- a CDS encoding GH35 family beta-galactosidase, giving the protein MNILQRILTVAACLFLYGLTAFSQGTIPHLQKNGEMVQLIVHDQPFLIRGGELGNSSATNMKYMETIWPKLKTMNLNTVLAPVFWELIEKEEGKFDFKLLDDLILNARDNDMKLVLLWFASWKNSMSSHAPAWVKTNQKRFPRVKDDQGKSHEILSSFSEENLKADLKAFTALMEHLKAFDGNEHTVIMVQVENEIGMLPTARDYHHLANEHFNKEVPKELIRYMQKNKDSLVPEFYQVWKENGLKTSGSWEQVFGKGTHTDEIFMAYYYAAFTDKLVEAGKTIYPLPMFVNAALNRPGREPGKGYPSAGPLPHLMDVWKVGGSKIDFLAPDFYNPRFKHWNDLYTRQHDPLFIPEHRFDETVGPKALYAMGHYRALGFSPFSIESTDDPANEKLGKAYELVTQLQPLLTKQQGNVQVEAVLFDKIDQDTVIEMGGHILTCKHDYTLGWSPNAQDKEWEMGSAIIVSTGEGEYFVAGTGVVITFQSARDKSVNTGILSVDEGEFVDGEWQPSRRLNGDQTHQGRHLRIPMGEYGIQRIELYSYQ; this is encoded by the coding sequence ATGAATATACTGCAAAGGATACTGACAGTTGCAGCATGCCTGTTTTTGTATGGGCTTACTGCATTTTCACAGGGAACAATTCCCCATCTGCAAAAAAATGGGGAGATGGTGCAGCTGATAGTCCACGATCAGCCATTCCTGATCAGGGGTGGTGAATTGGGTAACTCTTCAGCCACCAATATGAAATATATGGAGACCATCTGGCCCAAGCTGAAAACCATGAACCTGAACACGGTATTGGCTCCGGTATTTTGGGAATTGATTGAAAAGGAGGAGGGCAAGTTTGATTTCAAATTGTTGGATGACCTGATCCTCAATGCGAGAGACAATGATATGAAATTGGTATTGCTGTGGTTTGCCTCATGGAAAAACAGCATGTCAAGCCATGCGCCTGCGTGGGTAAAGACGAACCAGAAAAGGTTTCCAAGGGTAAAGGATGATCAGGGAAAAAGCCATGAGATCCTAAGTTCTTTCAGTGAGGAAAACCTGAAGGCAGACCTGAAAGCGTTTACCGCCCTGATGGAACACCTGAAAGCCTTTGATGGGAATGAACATACCGTGATTATGGTGCAGGTGGAAAATGAGATCGGAATGCTGCCGACAGCTAGGGATTACCATCATCTGGCTAATGAGCATTTCAATAAGGAAGTGCCTAAGGAACTGATCCGTTATATGCAAAAGAACAAGGACAGTTTGGTGCCGGAGTTTTATCAGGTTTGGAAAGAGAATGGGCTGAAGACGTCAGGAAGCTGGGAACAGGTTTTTGGTAAGGGAACCCATACAGATGAAATCTTTATGGCTTACTATTATGCAGCATTCACGGACAAGCTAGTTGAAGCTGGTAAGACAATCTACCCACTGCCCATGTTTGTCAATGCAGCCCTGAACCGTCCGGGAAGGGAACCAGGTAAAGGGTATCCGAGTGCAGGGCCATTGCCGCACCTGATGGATGTATGGAAAGTAGGAGGTTCGAAAATTGATTTCCTTGCTCCAGACTTTTACAATCCACGATTCAAGCACTGGAATGACCTCTATACCCGTCAGCATGATCCATTGTTTATTCCTGAACACCGTTTTGATGAGACCGTAGGACCAAAAGCACTATATGCAATGGGACATTACAGGGCATTAGGTTTTTCCCCGTTTTCTATTGAGTCGACGGATGATCCTGCTAATGAAAAACTGGGTAAAGCCTATGAGCTGGTTACACAGTTACAGCCTTTGCTTACAAAGCAGCAGGGAAATGTACAGGTAGAGGCTGTACTTTTTGATAAGATTGATCAGGATACAGTAATTGAAATGGGAGGACATATTCTGACTTGTAAGCATGATTATACTTTGGGTTGGTCGCCCAATGCCCAAGATAAGGAATGGGAAATGGGTAGTGCCATCATTGTCAGTACAGGTGAAGGAGAATATTTTGTGGCAGGGACAGGGGTAGTGATCACATTCCAGTCAGCCAGAGACAAATCGGTCAATACAGGAATTCTAAGTGTGGATGAAGGGGAATTTGTTGATGGGGAATGGCAACCATCCAGAAGGTTGAATGGAGACCAGACCCATCAGGGAAGGCATCTGAGAATCCCGATGGGTGAATATGGCATCCAAAGAATTGAACTGTATTCGTACCAGTAA
- a CDS encoding glycoside hydrolase family 43 protein, translated as MMETTIKHPRHLVKHIFTADPSAHVFNGKIYIYPSHDIESGIPENDNGDHFNMQDYHVFSMDSIDGEVTDHGVVLALDDVPWAGRQMWAPDAAEKDGKYYLYFPMKDKNDIFRIGVAVSDKPEGPFVPQPRPMDGSYSIDPAVLQDNKGDYYMYFGGIWGGQLQRYRNNKAIEVGHEPADHEPALCAKVVKLAEDMLEFEEEPRDVIILDENGEPLKAGDHDRRYFEGPWMHKYNGKYYFSYSTGNTHQICYAIGDSPYGPFQYKGVILTPVVGWTTHHSICEFNGKWYLFYHDSKPSGGKTWLRSIKVIELNYNEDGTIQTIDGSV; from the coding sequence CAATCAAACATCCAAGACACTTGGTGAAACATATATTTACGGCAGACCCATCTGCCCATGTATTCAATGGTAAAATCTATATCTATCCTTCACATGATATTGAGTCAGGCATTCCTGAAAATGACAACGGCGACCATTTCAATATGCAGGATTACCATGTGTTTTCAATGGATAGCATTGACGGAGAGGTGACAGATCATGGCGTAGTACTGGCATTGGATGACGTTCCTTGGGCAGGCAGGCAGATGTGGGCACCTGATGCGGCTGAAAAGGATGGGAAGTACTACCTGTATTTCCCGATGAAGGACAAGAATGACATCTTTCGGATTGGTGTGGCGGTAAGTGATAAGCCTGAAGGGCCATTTGTTCCTCAACCCCGTCCAATGGATGGCAGCTACAGCATTGACCCTGCGGTATTGCAGGACAATAAGGGAGACTACTATATGTATTTTGGCGGAATCTGGGGTGGTCAGTTACAGCGCTACCGCAACAACAAGGCGATTGAAGTGGGACATGAACCAGCAGACCATGAACCTGCCCTATGTGCCAAGGTGGTGAAGCTTGCTGAAGATATGCTTGAATTTGAGGAAGAACCAAGGGATGTAATTATTCTGGATGAAAATGGAGAGCCATTGAAAGCCGGAGACCATGACCGCAGGTATTTTGAAGGGCCTTGGATGCACAAGTACAATGGCAAGTACTACTTTTCGTATTCGACAGGAAATACCCATCAGATTTGCTATGCCATTGGTGATTCACCATATGGTCCATTCCAGTACAAGGGTGTGATCCTGACGCCTGTTGTCGGGTGGACGACACACCATTCAATCTGTGAGTTTAATGGTAAATGGTACCTGTTCTATCATGACAGCAAGCCTTCTGGCGGAAAAACATGGCTCAGAAGTATCAAGGTAATTGAACTGAACTACAATGAGGATGGCACCATCCAGACCATTGATGGGAGTGTATAA